One stretch of Pomacea canaliculata isolate SZHN2017 linkage group LG11, ASM307304v1, whole genome shotgun sequence DNA includes these proteins:
- the LOC112574705 gene encoding uncharacterized protein K02A2.6-like, with protein sequence MAPFRAPEQFNFSQPNLWPEWKQRFQRFRCASKLDKDDEAVQVSALIYTMGNDAERILSSFGLDARQRQEYDTVLEKFDEYFVPKRNIIHERARFHARNQKPDESIEEYIRDLYELAAKADVRDKDEAIRDRLVLGILDRDLSERLQLKADLTLQDAILQARQYEQVKAQLSDQRRTNVDAVQFKKSASGGVHSQCKGATGSSRGFCGRRRGRVEKSDFASSAVNVSSCTRCGRRHARTCVCPAQGRKCNKCGRLGHFATVCRTKLVQALEEKQVKEHFVGSLCSDSREPPWTTALQFGGCDVKFKIDTGADVSVISSTQYKKLSPCPKLLKTNVVLKSVGGVLKCDGQFITTTRIHDQLHVLKVFVVQAITENLLSREAASRLGLVKRIEAVNALFGKLDKTPVQCPPVKIILKENIEPCSVYAARRIPIPLLDKVKEELKRMQETGIIEEITEPTDWCSPIVPVMKKSGSIRICVDYKKLNTAVKRERYTLPTLEDILHKLSGSAVYSKLDATSGFYQIPLDPDSAKLTTFIAPCGRYFFKRLPFGISSAPEIFQRTMETILKDVPNIICYFDDILVYSENEQAHEKHLERVMKTLASANLKLNYEKCELRKHEIEFLGHRISKNGISPDPGKVEAIIAMPDPTNVPELRRMLGMCNFLGRYLPSLSTVFQPLTQLLGKDREWSWGSMQVKAMADVKKLLTSAPTLAFYDPAKLTIVSSDASSYGIGGVLLQQHPEGLKAVAYCSRTLTASECRYAQIEKETLAAVWACEKFSRYLIGLDNVRLETDHKPIVPLINNRDLQDTPIRCQRMLMRLMRFSITAEYVPGKKLVIADALSRSPQLTTAESEVITLSEDVEAYLSSVDISWSCAASDKRLKEIAEETRKDRLIQAAIRYTNEGWPKYITDVEDNLRDYYAVRMELSVHNGLLTRGTRIVVPAPLHDDILKRIHEGHLGITKCRDRAKAAVWWPGINGRIKRIVEECRHCQEKKPTQSKEPLIPTELPQRVFQKCAADLLEFKGQSYLVLVDYYSRFIDLAHIPNPNPAEVIKLLKSMFARQGIPEILVTDNGRQFTSREFQEFAVKWGFQHVTTSPHYPQGNGEAERAVQIAKKILQQDEPELALLIYRDTTISATGYSPAELACGRKLRTTLPTLPENLESKTFDKTAVTASDAKAKQSYKNCFDKRHGARPLNELLPGDTVLQKLDGEKHWRSPAVILQQCAPRSYIVQTPRGSFRRNRRHLRRSRNFEPEQSSSRPSPVQNDFSLYTSQVPVTGEPETALHVSDPIQCPESRSSEGGPATEARHSATPDPGDSHPSSSSTPRMTRSGRIITLPARYKD encoded by the coding sequence ATGGCTCCGTTTAGAGCGCCAGAACAATTCAATTTTTCACAGCCAAACTTGTGGCCTGAGTGGAAACAACGATTTCAGCGTTTCAGATGTGCATCAAAACTAGACAAAGACGATGAAGCAGTTCAGGTCAGTGCCTTGATCTACACTATGGGCAACGACGCAGAACGCATTCTCTCGTCGTTTGGTCTGGATGCACGACAGCGGCAAGAATACGACACTGTTCTGGAAAAATTTGATGAGTACTTTGTGCCAAAACGCAATATCATCCATGAGCGTGCACGATTTCACGCCAGAAATCAGAAACCGGACGAAAGTATCGAAGAATACATTAGGGATTTATACGAGCTCGCTGCAAAGGCAGACGTAAGAGACAAAGATGAAGCTATCAGAGATCGCCTCGTGTTAGGGATCCTCGACAGAGACTTGTCCGAAAGATTACAATTAAAGGCAGATTTAACACTGCAAGACGCCATCTTGCAGGCAAGGCAATATGAGCAAGTGAAAGCACAGCTTTCTGACCAGCGTCGCACAAATGTGGACGCAGTGCAATTCAAGAAAAGTGCCTCTGGTGGTGTACATAGTCAGTGCAAAGGTGCAACTGGCAGTTCGCGCGGCTTCTGTGGTCGTCGTCGCGGTAGAGTAGAAAAGAGTGACTTTGCATCGTCAGCAGTTAACGTGTCAAGCTGTACTCGTTGTGGCAGACGGCACGCTAGAACATGTGTGTGCCCAGCTCAGGGAAGGAAGTGTAACAAGTGTGGTAGGCTTGGACACTTTGCTACAGTGTGCAGAACAAAGTTAGTGCAGGcacttgaagaaaaacaagtcaaGGAACATTTTGTAGGGAGTTTGTGCAGTGACAGTAGAGAACCACCATGGACAACTGCATTACAGTTTGGCGGTTGTGATGTCAAGTTCAAAATTGACACAGGGGCAgatgtttctgtcatttcatcTACACAGTACAAAAAGTTGTCACCATGTCCCAAGCTATTGAAGACCAATGTAGTGTTAAAGAGTGTAGGAGGAGTCCTGAAGTGTGATGGACAGTTCATTACTACAACAAGAATTCATGACCAGCTTCATgtactgaaagtgtttgttgtgcaagCAATCACTGAAAATCTGCTTAGTAGAGAAGCAGCATCCAGATTAGGTTTAGTGAAGAGAATAGAGGCTGTCAATGCCTTATTTGGAAAACTTGACAAGACACCTGTGCAGTGTCCTCCAGTCAAaatcatcttgaaagaaaacattgagccATGCAGTGTTTATGCAGCAAGGAGAATACCAATACCATTGCTGGACAAGGTcaaggaagaattaaaaagaatgcaGGAAACAGGGATTATAGAGGAAATAACAGAGCCAACAGATTGGTGCTCTCCCATTGTGCCAGTAATGAAGAAATCAGGTAGCATACGTATTTGTGTTGATTATAAGAAGCTCAATACCGCAGTGAAGCGGGAGAGGTATACCTTGCCAACActggaagatattttacataagcTTTCTGGATCAGCAGTTTACAGCAAGCTGGATGCAACATCAGGTTTCTATCAGATTCCCCTTGATCCAGATTCTGCAAAACTTACTACATTCATCGCTCCATGTGggagatatttcttcaagagattACCATTTGGTATTTCATCAGCTCCAGAGATTTTTCAGAGGACCATGGAGACTATCCTAAAGGATGTACCCAACATAATCTGCTATTTTGATGATATCCTTGTTTATAGTGAGAATGAACAAGCTCACGAGAAGCATCTTGAGAGAGTCATGAAAACACTTGCCAGTGCTAACCTGAAACTCAACTATGAGAAATGTGAGCTCAGGAAGCATGAGATTGAATTTTTGGGTCATAGAATCAGCAAGAATGGAATTTCACCAGACCCAGGAAAGGTTGAAGCAATAATTGCCATGCCAGATCCAACTAATGTACCCGAGTTGAGGAGGATGCTGGGTATGTGCAACTTCTTAGGGCGGTATTTGCCAAGTCTGTCTACAGTATTTCAGCCATTGACGCAACTGCTGGGGAAGGATCGAGAGTGGAGTTGGGGCTCAATGCAAGTCAAAGCAATGGCAGATGTGAAGAAACTGCTTACTTCAGCACCAACGCTAGCATTCTACGATCCGGCAAAGCTTACAATTGTCAGCTCAGATGCTAGTAGTTATGGCATTGGTGGTGTGTTGCTACAGCAGCATCCTGAAGGTCTCAAAGCTGTGGCATATTGTTCAAGAACATTGACTGCTAGTGAATGCAGATATGcacagatagagaaagaaacactggCAGCAGTCTGGGCTTGTGAAAAGTTCAGCAGATACCTGATTGGTCTTGACAATGTTCGATTAGAGACTGATCACAAACCTATTGTGCCACTAATCAACAATCGTGACTTGCAAGATACTCCTATCAGATGCCAACGCATGTTGATGCGCCTCATGAGATTCAGTATCACCGCAGAGTATGTGCCAGGGAAGAAGCTTGTCATCGCAGATGCTCTATCCCGAAGTCCTCAGTTAACCACTGCTGAATCTGAAGTtataacactttcagaagatgtTGAGGCATATTTGAGTAGTGTAGACATTTCGTGGTCATGTGCAGCTTCAGACAAGCGTCTGAAAGAGATTgcagaagagacaagaaaagacagactgatTCAAGCAGCAATTCGCTACACTAATGAAGGCTGGCCaaaatacattacagatgtAGAAGATAATCTTCGTGACTATTATGCAGTGCGCATGGAACTTAGTGTGCACAATGGTCTCCTTACCAGAGGAACACGCATTGTTGTGCCAGCACCACTTCATGATGATATCCTGAAGAGGATACATGAAGGTCATTTAGGAATCACCAAGTGCAGAGATAGAGCAAAAGCAGCAGTTTGGTGGCCAGGTATTAATGGCaggattaaaagaattgttgaagAATGCAGACATTGCCAGGAGAAGAAACCGACACAGAGCAAGGAACCTTTGATACCGACAGAATTACCACAGCGTGTATTCCAGAAGTGTGCAGCTGATTTGCTGGAATTCAAAGGACAATCATACCTTGTGCTTGTAGATTATTATTCGCGCTTTATTGATCTTGCGCAtatccctaaccctaacccagcaGAAGTTATCAAACTTCTGAAGAGCATGTTTGCACGCCAAGGAATCCCAGAGATTCTTGTTACAGACAATGGAAGGCAATTCACATCTAGGGAGTTCCAGGAATTTGCAGTAAAGTGGGGATTTCAACATGTTACAACAAGTCCACACTATCCACAAGGTAATGGAGAGGCTGAAAGAGCAGTTCAAATTGCCAAAAAGATTTTGCAGCAAGATGAACCTGAATTAGCTCTATTGATATACAGAGACACTACTATTTCTGCTACAGGATATAGTCCAGCAGAATTAGCCTgtggaagaaaactgagaactaCATTACCTACATTGCCTGAGAACCTTGAgtcaaagacatttgataaaacaGCTGTAACAGCGAGCGATGCAAAAGCAAAGCAGTCTTACAAGAACTGTTTTGACAAGCGTCATGGAGCGCGACCGCTTAACGAACTGCTTCCAGGCGACACTGTATTGCAGAAGCTAGATGGTGAGAAGCACTGGAGAAGTCCAGCAGTCATTCTGCAGCAGTGTGCTCCAAGGTCATACATTGTACAAACTCCAAGAGGCAGTTTTCGACGCAACAGACGTCATCTCAGAAGGTCAAGAAACTTCGAGCCAGAGCAGTCCAGTTCCAGACCCAGTCCTGTCCAAAATGACTTTTCCCTGTATACTTCCCAAGTCCCAGTGACAGGTGAACCAGAGACAGCGCTTCATGTCAGCGATCCGATTCAGTGTCCAGAATCGAGGTCTAGTGAAGGTGGTCCTGCTACAGAAGCCAGACATAGTGCTACTCCAGATCCAGGAGATTCCCATCCCAGTAGCAGCTCTACACCTAGAATGACTCGTAGCGGCAGAATAATCACCCTGCCCGCACGTTATAAAGACTGA